The following coding sequences lie in one Pan paniscus chromosome X, NHGRI_mPanPan1-v2.0_pri, whole genome shotgun sequence genomic window:
- the IQSEC2 gene encoding IQ motif and SEC7 domain-containing protein 2 isoform X5, producing the protein MWGNFSDCRWRRRWGLHFKCVEGDAPGSDLSTAVDSPGSQPPYRLSQLPPSSSHMGGPPAGVGLPWAQRARLQPASVALRKQEEEEIKRSKALSDSYELSTDLQDKKVEMLERKYGGSFLSRRAARTIQTAFRQYRMNKNFERLRSSASESRMSRRIILSNMRMQFSFEEYEKAQNPAYFEGKPASLDEGAMAGARSHRLERGLPYGGSCGGGIDGGGSSVTTSGEFSNDITELEDSFSKQVKSLAESIDEALNCHPSGPMSEEPGSAQLEKRESKEQQEDSSATSFSDLPLYLDDTVPQQSPERLPSTEPPPQGRPEFWAPAPLPPVPPPVPSGTREDGSREEGTRRGPGCLECRDFRLRAAHLPLLTIEPPSDSSVDLSDRSDRGSVHRQLVYEADGCSPHGTLKHKGPPGRAPIPHRHYPAPEGPAPAPPGPLPPAPNSGTGPSGVAGGRRLGKCEAAGENSDGGDNESLESSSNSNETINCSSGSSSRDSLREPPATGLCKQTYQRETRHSWDSPAFNNDVVQRRHYRIGLNLFNKKPEKGIQYLIERGFLSDTPVGVAHFILERKGLSRQMIGEFLGNRQKQFNRDVLDCVVDEMDFSSMDLDDALRKFQSHIRVQGEAQKVERLIEAFSQRYCVCNPALVRQFRNPDTIFILAFAIILLNTDMYSPSVKAERKMKLDDFIKNLRGVDNGEDIPRDLLVGIYQRIQGRELRTNDDHVSQVQAVERMIVGKKPVLSLPHRRLVCCCQLYEVPDPNRPQRLGLHQREVFLFNDLLVVTKIFQKKKILVTYSFRQSFPLVEMHMQLFQNSYYQFGIKLLSAVPGGERKVLIIFNAPSLQDRLRFTSDLRESIAEVQEMEKYRVESELEKQKGMMRPNASQPGGAKDSVNGTMARSSLEDTYGAGDGLKRGALSSSLRDLSDAGKRGRRNSVGSLDSTIEGSVISSPRPHQRMPPPPPPPPPEEYKSQRPVSNSSSFLGSLFGSKRGKGPFQMPPPPTGQASASSSSASSTHHHHHHHHHGHSHGGLGVLPDGQSKLQALHAQYCQGPGPAPPPYLPPQQPSLPPPPQQPPPLPQLGSIPPPPASAPPVGPHRHFHAHGPVPGPQHYTLGRPGRAPRRGAGGHPQFAPHGRHPLHQPTSPLPLYSPAPQHPPAHKQGPKHFIFSHHPQMMPAAGAAGGPGSRPPGGSYSHPHHPQSPLSPHSPIPPHPSYPPLPPPSPHTPHSPLPPTSPHGPLHASGPPGTANPPSANPKAKPSRISTVV; encoded by the exons TATGGGGGCTCCTTCCTGAGCCGCAGGGCTGCCAGGACCATCCAGACAGCCTTCCGCCAGTACCGCATGAACAAGAACTTTGAGCGGCTACGCAGCTCAGCCTCAGAGAGCCGCATGTCCCGCCGCATCATCCTTTCCAACATGCGGATGCAGTTCTCCTTTGAGGAGTATGAGAAGGCACAGAACCCCGCGTACTTCGAGGGCAAGCCTGCCTCGCTGGACGAGGGTGCCATGGCTGGTGCCCGGAGCCACCGGCTTGAACGGGGGCTCCCATATGGAGGCTCCTGTGGTGGGGGCATCGATGGTGGTGGAAGCTCCGTCACCACATCTGGAGAGTTTTCTAATGACATCACAGAACTTGAGGACTCCTTCTCCAAACAG GTAAAGTCTCTGGCTGAATCCATCGACGAAGCCCTGAACTGCCACCCGTCAGGGCCCATGTCTGAGGAGCCAGGGTCAGCCCAGCTGGAGAAGCGGGAGTCAAAGGAACAGCAAGAGGACAGCTCAGCCACATCCTTCAGTGATCTTCCCCTCTACCTGGATGACACAGTTCCCCAACAATCCCCTGAGCGACTGCCCAGCACAGAACCCCCACCCCAGGGCCGGCCCGAGTTCTGGGCGCCAGCCCCTCTCCCGCCAGTTCCTCCACCAGTGCCATCAGGAACCCGGGAAGACGGTAGCCGTGAGGAAGGCACTCGCAGGGGTCCCGGGTGCTTGGAGTGCCGGGATTTCCGGCTGCGGGCTGCCCACCTTCCCCTGCTTACCATTGAGCCTCCTAGTGACAGCTCCGTGGACCTGAGTGACCGCTCAGATCGCGGCTCTGTCCACCGCCAGCTGGTGTATGAGGCTGATGGCTGCAGCCCCCATGGGACCCTGAAGCACAAGGGGCCACCAGGCAGGGCCCCGATCCCACACCGCCACTACCCAGCCCCTGaaggcccagccccagccccaccagggCCCCTGCCACCAGCCCCCAACAGTGGCACTGGGCCCAGTGGTGTGGCTGGGGGTCGGAGGTTGGGGAAGTGCGAGGCAGCAGGCGAGAACTCTGATGGTGGAGATAACGAGAGCCTTGAGAGCTCCAGCAATTCCAATGAGACCATCAACTGCAGCTCCGGCTCCTCTTCTCGGGACAGTCTAAGGGAGCCTCCGGCTACCGGCCTGTGCAAGCAGACTTACCAGCGGGAGACAAGGCATAGCTGGGACTCGCCAGCTTTCAACAATGATGTGGTCCAGAGGCGGCACTACCGAATCGGCCTCAACCTCTTCAACAA GAAGCCAGAGAAGGGTATCCAGTATCTGATCGAGCGGGGCTTCCTGTCAGACACACCGGTGGGAGTGGCTCACTTCATCCTGGAGCGGAAAGGCCTCAGCCGGCAGATGATAGGGGAATTCCTAGGGAACCGGCAGAAGCAGTTCAACAGAGACGTGTTGGA CTGTGTGGTGGATGAGATGGACTTCTCCTCCATGGATCTGGATGATGCGCTCCGGAAGTTCCAGTCCCATATCCGGGTTCAGGGTGAGGCCCAGAAAGTGGAGCGACTCATCGAAGCCTTCAG CCAGCGGTACTGTGTCTGTAACCCAGCCCTCGTGCGCCAGTTCCGGAACCCAGACACCATCTTCATCCTTGCTTTTGCCATCATCCTCCTCAATACCGACATGTACAGTCCCAGCGTCAAAGCTGAACGAAAGATGAAACTAGATGACTTCATCAAGAACCTGAGAG GGGTTGACAATGGTGAAGACATCCCCCGAGACCTCCTGGTGGGCATCTACCAGCGCATCCAGGGGCGTGAACTGCGGACCAACGATGACCATGTGTCCCAGGTGCAGGCTGTGGAGCGCATGATTGTTGGAAAGAAACCA GTCCTGTCTCTCCCTCACCGTCGACTGGTTTGCTGCTGCCAGCTCTACGAGGTGCCAGATCCAAACCGCCCCCAGAGGCTAGGGTTGCATCAGCGGGAGGTCTTCCTCTTCAATGATCTCCTTGTG GTCACCAAAATTTTCCAGAAGAAGAAGATCTTGGTGACGTACAGTTTCCGTCAGTCTTTCCCCCTCGTGGAAATGCACATGCAGCTCTTCCAGAATTCAT ATTACCAGTTTGGGATCAAGTTGCTGTCTGCAGTACCTGGTGGGGAGCGAAAAGTCCTCATCATCTTCAATGCCCCCAGCCTCCAGGACCGGCTGCGCTTTACATCCGACCTGCGCGAGTCCATTGCGGAGGTGCAGGAGATGGAGAAATACCGTGTGGAGT CGGAGCTGGAGAAGCAGAAAGGTATGATGCGGCCTAACGCCTCACAGCCTGGAGGGGCCAAGGACTCAGTGAATGGGACGATGGCCCGCAGTAGCCTGGAGGACACTTACGGGGCAGGCGATGGGCTCAAACGGGGCGCACTCAGCAGTTCCCTGCGAGACCTCTCTGATGCAG GGAAGCGGGGGCGGCGTAACAGCGTGGGATCGCTGGACAGCACCATCGAA GGGTCTGTTATTAGCAGTCCACGCCCTCACCAGAGGATGCCACctccgcccccacccccgccgccaGAGGAGTACAAGAGCCAGAGGCCCGTCTCCAACTCCTCATCCTTCCTGGGCTCCCTATTTGGAAGCAAGCGGGGCAAGGGGCCCTTCCAGATGCCACCACCGCCAACAGGCCAGGCCTCTGCCTCCTCTTCATCTGCTTCTTCcacgcaccaccaccaccaccaccaccatcatggCCATAGCCACGGTGGCCTGGGGGTGCTGCCTGATGGGCAGTCCAAGCTCCAGGCCCTGCATGCCCAGTATTGCCAAGGACCGGGCCCTGCCCCGCCACCCTACCTCCCACCCCAGCAGCCCTctcttcccccacctccccagcagCCCCCACCCTTGCCCCAGCTGGGCTCCATTCCAccgcctcccgcctcagccccaccTGTGGGGCCACATCGCCACTTCCACGCCCATGGCCCAGTCCCAGGGCCCCAACACTATACCTTGGGCCGGCCAGGCAGGGCACCCAGACGGGGGGCTGGAGGACACCCTCAGTTTGCTCCACATGGCCGCCACCCCCTGCACCAGCCCACATCCCCACTGCCCCTGTACAGTCCTGCCCCCCAGCACCCTCCAGCCCACAAACAGGGCCCTAAGCACTTCATCTTCAGCCACCACCCACAGATGATGCCAGCAGCAGGCGCGGCTGGGGGCCCTGGATCCCGGCCACCAGGGGGCTCctactcccacccccaccacccccagtcACCATTGTCACCACACTcacccatcccaccccacccctcctatccacccctccccccaccctcccctcaCACCCCGCACTCACCCCTTCCACCCACCTCCCCCCATGGCCCGCTGCACGCCTCTGGGCCCCCTGGCACAGCCAACCCCCCCAGTGCAAACCCCAAGGCCAAGCCAAGCCGGATCAGCACCGTGGTCTGA